From the genome of Hyalangium gracile, one region includes:
- a CDS encoding type VI secretion system Vgr family protein, with protein MPELLIENNVTFLSSALGPEELVLLSLKGREAISELYSFELWLAGEGEVALASDTIEDVMAGTVGVAFGLGFEFPIWGVLKEIELVARDDSRAPLYRAVMVPRLWYTTQTRRSRVYQGSTVREIVTAVLKDAGMKEGEHFDFKLEGTYPKREYVLQYQETDFDFCCRLLEHEGISFFFEQTVKGEKILFVDANGKFGKLEGHESIAYLQRDGATDPGESIWSMSCNHRMVPRQVTLRDYNYRTPTVPLLAHQPVQEKGRGHQVLYGEHFKDAGEGKRLAKVRSEEFNARRNVYVGKSRVRALRSGHLFTLTGHPLGQFDQRYLVTEVLHQVDQTPVSEFTEGARGTQGYTNSWVGIPADVPFRPERRTPRPLVSGVLNGVVDGPVNGAAAPLDEQGRYHVLMPIDTVGRAGGRASRAVRMLQASSGANYGMHLPLHVGTEVAIGHVNGDPDRPVIIGSVPNPETMTPVVEDNATQSVIRTRAGIHVEFEDDA; from the coding sequence ATGCCTGAGCTGCTCATCGAGAACAACGTGACGTTCCTCTCCTCGGCCCTCGGGCCGGAGGAGCTGGTGCTGCTGAGCCTGAAGGGCCGCGAGGCCATCAGCGAGCTGTACTCCTTCGAGCTGTGGCTGGCCGGCGAGGGCGAGGTGGCCCTGGCCTCCGACACCATCGAGGACGTGATGGCGGGCACCGTGGGCGTGGCCTTCGGGCTCGGCTTCGAGTTCCCCATCTGGGGCGTGCTCAAGGAGATCGAGCTCGTCGCGCGCGACGACAGCCGGGCGCCGCTCTACCGCGCGGTGATGGTGCCGAGGCTCTGGTACACCACGCAGACGCGCCGCTCTCGCGTGTACCAGGGCTCCACCGTGCGGGAGATCGTCACCGCGGTGCTGAAGGACGCGGGCATGAAGGAAGGGGAGCACTTCGACTTCAAGCTCGAGGGCACCTACCCCAAGCGCGAGTACGTGCTGCAGTACCAGGAGACGGACTTCGACTTCTGCTGCCGCCTGCTGGAGCACGAGGGCATCAGCTTCTTCTTCGAGCAGACGGTGAAGGGCGAGAAGATCCTCTTCGTGGACGCCAACGGCAAGTTCGGCAAGCTGGAGGGGCACGAGAGCATCGCCTACCTGCAGCGGGACGGCGCCACGGATCCCGGCGAGTCCATCTGGAGCATGTCGTGCAACCACCGGATGGTGCCCCGGCAGGTGACGCTGCGCGACTACAACTACCGCACGCCCACGGTGCCGCTGCTGGCGCACCAGCCGGTGCAGGAGAAGGGGCGCGGGCACCAGGTGCTCTACGGCGAGCACTTCAAGGACGCGGGAGAGGGCAAGCGCCTGGCGAAGGTGCGCTCCGAGGAGTTCAACGCGCGCCGCAACGTGTACGTGGGCAAGAGCCGCGTGCGCGCCCTGCGCAGCGGGCACCTGTTCACCCTCACGGGCCACCCGCTGGGCCAGTTCGACCAGCGCTACCTCGTCACCGAGGTGCTGCACCAGGTGGATCAGACGCCCGTCTCGGAGTTCACCGAGGGCGCGCGGGGCACGCAGGGGTACACGAACTCCTGGGTCGGAATCCCCGCCGACGTGCCCTTCCGTCCCGAGCGCCGCACGCCCAGGCCGCTGGTGAGCGGCGTGCTGAACGGAGTGGTGGACGGGCCCGTCAACGGCGCCGCGGCGCCGCTGGACGAGCAGGGGCGCTACCACGTGCTGATGCCCATCGACACCGTGGGTCGCGCCGGGGGCCGGGCCTCGCGGGCCGTCCGCATGCTGCAGGCCAGCAGCGGCGCCAACTACGGCATGCACCTGCCGCTGCACGTGGGCACCGAGGTGGCCATCGGCCACGTCAATGGAGATCCGGATCGCCCCGTCATCATCGGCTCGGTGCCCAACCCCGAGACGATGACGCCCGTGGTGGAGGACAACGCCACCCAGAGCGTCATCCGCACCCGCGCCGGCATCCACGTCGAGTTCGAGGACGACGCCTGA
- a CDS encoding PAAR-like domain-containing protein produces MFPASTKGGGMCFAFPNVCKTPAAPSPIPIPYPSIGQCSNASGDTCSKKVKILNKAVLTKASEISSTQGDQAGTLKGMVSQTTGDKAAYKTSASKVLVEGNEIVTHLKMVGQNGSNANSPPGTQVAPSQVKVIVAP; encoded by the coding sequence ATGTTTCCGGCTTCAACCAAGGGGGGAGGGATGTGCTTCGCCTTCCCCAACGTCTGCAAGACTCCCGCGGCGCCCTCGCCCATCCCCATCCCGTACCCGAGCATCGGGCAGTGCTCGAACGCCAGCGGAGACACCTGCAGCAAGAAGGTGAAGATCCTCAACAAGGCGGTGCTCACCAAGGCCTCGGAGATCTCCTCCACGCAGGGAGATCAGGCCGGCACGCTCAAGGGCATGGTGTCCCAGACGACGGGGGACAAGGCCGCCTACAAGACGTCCGCGAGCAAGGTGCTGGTGGAGGGCAACGAGATCGTCACCCACCTGAAGATGGTGGGGCAGAACGGCTCGAACGCCAACTCACCGCCGGGGACCCAGGTGGCCCCCAGCCAGGTGAAGGTCATCGTCGCTCCGTGA
- a CDS encoding serine/threonine protein kinase, which produces MSLTESPAVESDGPSKGASTCPICGARLTEARCAACGAAAHPGGYAVQRLIAQTQHSRVYLARGTQGQEVALKELLLAQIPGTQQLDAFEREARLLETLSHPRIPKLLGHFQEGQGAGLRLYLAAEYVAGETLLDRLSHHAFSEEEAQVIGLQVLELLDYLHGRKPRILHRDIKPANLIRQPDGSIVLVDFGSARESARGATVGSTLVGTFGYMPLEQLGGTVDVTSDLYALGASLVHLLGGTPPSDHFHPDRGLDLGHLEAPVLSTWLRKMTALKPEDRYSSAAAARQALAALKPGGRVPARPVKAAPVALSPDAPAALARLQQEAQAARATTAKSVGRQKREAIEAARGEARDRDKQKARHEDDRLSLLDFYKMASPVFLSPAVLPWVGLLLGTGVYASFPAFDLMPIPALDTVAGIQFGAGVLAASYAALGGPSLIRALLWLSSFRRLPFSLEGLGQLVHRGDGDARKFIRCTLRLRLKETAPSPQAASTLKTAKATALKLAVDRANHVVSRMAGNSEYFQKLRWSVQGDKAEGFANWRVGGLLLSVCKESLAPLQRDLGVLEAVVIEPSDEEFTLPDGD; this is translated from the coding sequence ATGAGCCTGACAGAATCGCCCGCCGTCGAGTCGGATGGCCCGTCCAAGGGGGCCTCCACGTGTCCCATCTGTGGAGCCCGGCTCACGGAGGCTCGCTGCGCGGCGTGCGGAGCGGCGGCCCATCCGGGGGGCTACGCGGTGCAGCGGCTGATCGCGCAGACGCAGCACAGCCGCGTGTACCTGGCTCGGGGGACCCAGGGCCAGGAGGTGGCGCTCAAGGAGCTGCTGCTGGCGCAGATCCCGGGGACCCAGCAGCTGGATGCCTTCGAGCGGGAGGCTCGGCTGCTGGAGACGCTCTCGCATCCGCGCATCCCCAAGCTGCTGGGGCACTTCCAGGAGGGGCAGGGGGCGGGTCTACGGCTCTACCTGGCCGCCGAGTACGTCGCGGGTGAGACCCTGCTGGACCGGCTGTCCCACCATGCGTTCAGCGAGGAAGAGGCCCAGGTGATCGGCCTCCAGGTGCTGGAGCTGCTGGACTACCTGCACGGGCGCAAGCCGCGGATCCTCCACCGGGACATCAAGCCGGCCAACCTCATCCGCCAGCCGGACGGATCGATCGTCCTGGTGGACTTCGGCTCCGCGAGGGAGTCCGCGCGGGGGGCCACGGTGGGCTCCACGCTCGTGGGAACGTTTGGCTACATGCCTCTGGAGCAGCTGGGCGGCACGGTGGACGTCACCAGCGATCTGTATGCGCTGGGGGCTTCGCTGGTGCACCTGCTGGGGGGCACTCCTCCGTCGGACCACTTTCATCCGGATCGCGGGCTGGACCTGGGGCACCTGGAAGCGCCGGTCCTGAGCACGTGGCTCCGGAAGATGACGGCGCTCAAGCCCGAGGATCGGTACTCCAGCGCGGCGGCGGCTCGGCAGGCGCTGGCCGCGCTCAAGCCCGGGGGGAGAGTTCCCGCGCGTCCGGTGAAGGCGGCGCCCGTGGCGCTCTCGCCGGATGCGCCTGCTGCCCTGGCGCGACTCCAGCAGGAGGCCCAGGCGGCCCGGGCGACCACGGCGAAGTCCGTGGGGCGCCAGAAGCGAGAGGCGATCGAGGCGGCCCGGGGCGAGGCGAGGGATCGCGACAAGCAGAAGGCTCGCCACGAGGATGACCGGCTCTCCCTGCTGGACTTCTACAAGATGGCCAGCCCGGTGTTCCTGTCACCGGCCGTGCTGCCCTGGGTGGGGTTGCTGCTGGGCACGGGCGTGTACGCCAGCTTCCCGGCGTTCGACCTGATGCCGATTCCCGCGCTCGATACGGTGGCCGGGATCCAGTTCGGGGCGGGAGTGCTCGCGGCGTCCTATGCGGCGCTCGGGGGACCCTCGCTGATCCGGGCGTTGCTGTGGCTGAGTTCTTTCCGGCGGCTTCCATTCTCACTAGAGGGCCTGGGCCAGTTGGTGCATCGAGGGGACGGAGACGCGCGCAAGTTCATCCGTTGCACGCTGCGCCTCCGGCTGAAGGAGACGGCTCCTTCGCCCCAGGCGGCCTCCACGCTGAAGACTGCGAAGGCCACGGCGCTGAAGCTGGCCGTCGACCGCGCCAACCATGTCGTCAGCCGCATGGCGGGGAATTCGGAGTACTTCCAGAAGCTCCGCTGGAGCGTTCAGGGAGACAAGGCCGAGGGATTCGCCAACTGGCGCGTCGGAGGGCTGCTCCTGTCCGTCTGCAAGGAGAGCCTGGCCCCCTTGCAGCGCGACCTTGGAGTACTCGAGGCTGTGGTCATCGAGCCCTCCGACGAGGAGTTCACGCTTCCCGACGGGGATTGA
- a CDS encoding DUF3540 domain-containing protein, protein MQKPQHSPSQEDSLEVTTPTLRPATVKAVSHGRVTLEVEGQAPVSALMAVPAPYTPRVGDSVLVAPGPGGERYVVGVLVALREATPPLVLRDGTSAEVSEGPEGEVLSVRDATGRLVFEHHAAAHRSVVHAAGNLELRADEGGILLSARDAVRVHSAREVRLESDHAVRLGTTPGGDRPASTLAMDARGTRLDTPRLDARADTARAELDEVSLTARALSTTVQKAHHAVDVLEVQAGRILERAENVYRDVKELAQTRAGRVRLFAETTFHLFGRRTLFKAKEDLKLKADKIHLA, encoded by the coding sequence ATGCAGAAGCCTCAGCACAGTCCGTCCCAGGAAGATTCACTCGAAGTCACGACGCCCACGCTGCGCCCCGCCACGGTGAAGGCCGTGTCTCACGGGCGCGTCACGCTGGAGGTGGAGGGGCAGGCGCCCGTGTCCGCGCTGATGGCGGTGCCCGCTCCGTACACGCCGCGCGTGGGGGACTCCGTCCTCGTGGCGCCCGGCCCCGGCGGGGAGCGCTACGTGGTGGGCGTGCTGGTGGCCCTGCGCGAGGCCACGCCGCCGCTGGTGCTCCGGGATGGGACCAGCGCCGAGGTCTCCGAAGGGCCCGAGGGTGAGGTGCTCTCCGTGCGGGACGCCACCGGTCGCCTCGTCTTCGAGCACCACGCCGCCGCCCACCGCAGCGTCGTCCACGCCGCGGGCAACCTCGAGCTGCGCGCGGATGAGGGCGGCATCCTGCTCTCCGCGCGGGACGCGGTGCGCGTGCACAGCGCTCGCGAGGTGCGGCTGGAGTCCGATCACGCGGTGCGGCTGGGCACCACGCCCGGCGGTGATCGCCCCGCCTCCACGCTGGCGATGGACGCGCGCGGCACCCGGCTGGACACGCCGCGGCTGGACGCTCGCGCGGACACGGCCCGGGCGGAGCTGGACGAAGTCTCGCTCACGGCTCGCGCGCTCAGCACCACCGTCCAGAAGGCTCACCACGCGGTGGACGTGCTGGAGGTGCAGGCCGGCCGCATCCTCGAGCGCGCGGAGAACGTCTACCGCGACGTGAAGGAGCTGGCCCAGACGCGCGCGGGCCGCGTGCGCCTGTTCGCCGAGACGACCTTCCACCTCTTCGGACGGCGGACGCTCTTCAAGGCCAAGGAAGACCTCAAGCTCAAGGCGGACAAGATCCACCTGGCGTGA
- a CDS encoding Wall-associated protein precursor, whose translation MLKAWVPITLMGLVVGCSSGAHFNASRPIDASSPTDTSEPVYLAQISCWDTESCCIVRDPLTAANRCMVSPARIAEVLSRVKTVYGTTQPGAARLKEEAQAKEDAEFAEAAEAEGQAAPEPPDCQGQNHHVISRPIAKALEDHKNLNGLYEPRDERFVAKAKDKESHCGYQKWHRDLDLEVIRWLRRFDEATQKEFEAFLHAIYKREDMLKRFPHGFGPAT comes from the coding sequence ATGCTGAAAGCCTGGGTGCCCATCACGCTGATGGGCCTCGTGGTGGGTTGCTCCTCGGGGGCCCACTTCAACGCGAGCCGTCCGATCGACGCGAGCAGTCCAACCGATACCAGCGAGCCAGTCTACCTGGCTCAAATCTCCTGTTGGGATACGGAGAGCTGCTGCATCGTGAGGGATCCTCTGACTGCTGCCAATCGCTGCATGGTCAGCCCAGCGAGGATTGCCGAAGTCCTCAGCCGGGTGAAGACGGTCTACGGGACGACGCAGCCCGGAGCGGCGAGGCTCAAGGAAGAGGCTCAAGCGAAAGAGGACGCCGAGTTCGCCGAAGCCGCCGAAGCCGAAGGACAGGCCGCGCCCGAGCCGCCCGACTGCCAGGGACAGAACCACCACGTCATCTCTCGGCCTATTGCCAAGGCGCTGGAGGATCACAAGAACCTCAATGGGCTGTACGAGCCTAGGGATGAACGCTTCGTAGCCAAGGCGAAGGACAAGGAGTCCCACTGCGGCTACCAGAAATGGCACCGTGACCTGGATCTGGAGGTCATCCGGTGGCTCAGGCGCTTCGACGAGGCAACGCAGAAGGAGTTCGAGGCGTTCCTGCACGCGATCTACAAACGCGAGGACATGCTCAAGAGGTTTCCCCATGGCTTCGGACCTGCCACCTGA
- a CDS encoding pentapeptide repeat-containing protein: MRVLRTIEEISRELELGGLREVLIQGLSLSGYDFASRPLVRVRFEKVDLSGAKFTEAQCIEVVFRGVNLREADFTRALLQAVDLSGDGELRVDATGARFEQADLSKARLGGACLAGAHLEEALLTDADLTRTELTGAFLANAELSGAQLVEARAEGADFRGATLHGTLLERGRFSKACFAETRLTACNVKGAVMDGADLEGADLQKTALATAAVLPTRLVRARLAKMKLTKVSWADAQLAGADLSGSDLREAVLERADLSGCTLDETDLTGARLDGADLREASAMGARFEQASLRQARLEGAHVTGARFQGATLVGAKLEGSKLEEADLRQAKLEGVRLTKLALPGANLEGMDLRGLDLSGTDLTGARLVGAQLEGARLEETVLNGAALTQVNLAGAKLMGALLEEADLQEANLEQANLEGAQVAGAALAKARLVGARLVGADLDGANLEGVLLQGADLTRCSLIGAKAARQDFSRCELTDVDLSQADLTGANLSAVSAKQANFSGANLTEAKLRDAKLRSADFSRARLERADLSQADLWQAHFRHASALKASFTRCRLDNALFVHADLRSANLSHIHAPGADFSHAHLELADFTSAHLKGGKLHRISDAGTRWNQAVLTDVERTDPALAAAEDFKPGRSGGGAPAG, translated from the coding sequence ATGAGGGTGCTGCGAACCATCGAGGAGATCTCCCGGGAGCTGGAACTCGGGGGCCTGCGCGAGGTGCTCATCCAGGGCCTGAGCCTGAGCGGCTACGACTTCGCCTCGCGCCCGCTCGTGCGCGTGCGCTTCGAGAAGGTGGACCTGAGCGGCGCGAAGTTCACCGAGGCCCAGTGCATCGAGGTGGTGTTTCGCGGCGTGAACCTGCGCGAGGCGGACTTCACCCGCGCGCTGCTCCAGGCCGTGGATCTCTCCGGAGACGGAGAGCTGCGGGTGGACGCGACGGGGGCCCGCTTCGAGCAGGCGGACCTCAGCAAGGCCCGGCTGGGCGGCGCATGCCTGGCGGGCGCGCACCTGGAAGAGGCGCTGCTGACGGACGCGGATCTCACCCGCACCGAGCTGACCGGGGCCTTCCTGGCGAACGCGGAGCTCTCGGGGGCGCAGCTGGTGGAGGCCCGAGCGGAGGGCGCGGACTTCCGAGGCGCGACGCTCCACGGCACCCTGCTGGAGCGGGGCCGGTTCTCCAAGGCCTGCTTCGCCGAGACCCGCCTCACCGCCTGCAACGTGAAGGGCGCCGTCATGGACGGCGCGGATCTGGAGGGCGCCGATCTCCAGAAGACCGCCCTCGCCACGGCCGCCGTGCTGCCCACGCGGCTGGTGCGGGCGCGGCTCGCGAAGATGAAGCTCACCAAGGTCTCCTGGGCCGACGCTCAGCTCGCGGGCGCGGACCTGAGCGGCTCGGATCTGCGGGAGGCCGTGCTGGAGCGGGCGGATCTCTCCGGGTGCACGCTCGACGAGACCGACCTGACTGGCGCCCGCCTGGACGGGGCGGATCTCCGCGAGGCCAGCGCCATGGGCGCGCGCTTCGAGCAGGCCTCCCTGCGTCAGGCGCGGCTCGAGGGGGCTCATGTGACGGGCGCTCGGTTCCAGGGCGCCACGCTCGTCGGCGCGAAGCTGGAGGGCTCCAAGCTGGAGGAAGCGGACCTGCGCCAGGCGAAGCTGGAGGGCGTCCGGCTGACGAAGCTGGCCCTGCCGGGGGCGAACCTGGAGGGCATGGACCTGCGGGGCCTGGATCTCTCGGGAACCGATCTCACGGGCGCGCGGCTCGTGGGCGCGCAGCTGGAAGGGGCGCGGCTCGAGGAGACCGTCCTCAATGGCGCAGCGCTGACCCAGGTGAACCTCGCGGGCGCGAAGCTCATGGGCGCGCTGCTGGAGGAGGCCGATCTCCAGGAGGCAAACCTGGAGCAGGCCAACCTGGAGGGCGCGCAAGTCGCTGGCGCGGCGCTCGCCAAGGCCCGGCTGGTGGGTGCGCGGCTCGTGGGCGCGGATCTGGATGGCGCCAACCTGGAGGGGGTCCTGCTCCAGGGCGCGGATCTCACCCGCTGCAGCCTGATCGGAGCCAAGGCCGCCCGGCAGGACTTCTCCCGCTGCGAGCTCACCGACGTGGACCTCTCCCAGGCCGACCTCACCGGCGCGAACCTGTCCGCCGTCTCCGCGAAGCAGGCCAACTTCTCCGGTGCCAACCTCACCGAGGCGAAGCTGCGCGACGCGAAGCTGCGCTCGGCCGACTTCTCCCGGGCGCGGCTGGAGCGAGCGGACCTCTCCCAGGCCGACCTCTGGCAGGCCCACTTCCGGCACGCCAGCGCGCTCAAGGCCTCGTTCACCCGCTGCCGGCTGGACAACGCCTTGTTCGTTCACGCGGACCTGCGCAGCGCGAACCTGTCTCACATCCACGCCCCCGGCGCCGACTTCTCCCACGCCCACCTGGAGCTGGCCGACTTCACCTCGGCCCACCTGAAGGGTGGCAAGCTGCACCGGATCTCCGATGCCGGCACGCGCTGGAACCAGGCGGTGCTCACCGACGTCGAGCGCACGGATCCCGCTCTGGCCGCCGCCGAGGACTTCAAACCTGGCCGGTCCGGTGGCGGCGCTCCGGCGGGGTGA